A single genomic interval of Vulpes vulpes isolate BD-2025 chromosome 3, VulVul3, whole genome shotgun sequence harbors:
- the GNG5 gene encoding guanine nucleotide-binding protein G(I)/G(S)/G(O) subunit gamma-5, with translation MSGSSSVAAMKKVVQQLRLEAGLNRVKVSQAAADLKQFCLQNAQHDPLLTGVSSSTNPFRPQKVCSFL, from the exons ATGTCTGGTTCCTCCAGCGTCGCCGCGATGAAGAAAGTGGTTCAGCAGCTCCGGCTGGAAGCGGGGCTCAACCGCGTGAAA GTCTCCCAGGCAGCTGCAGATTTGAAACAATTCTGTCTGCAGAATGCCCAACACGACCCCCTGCTAACTGGTGTATCTTCAAGTACGAATCCCTTCAGACCCCAGAAAGTCTGTTCCTTTTTGTAG